One genomic segment of Mesoterricola silvestris includes these proteins:
- a CDS encoding DUF2075 domain-containing protein yields MIVFKSSVAEFLDAVERSALTGMIETRYRTALHRAPAPGERQAWQNSMNFVCHRLRRSKIPQDCGVLIEYVIPTTLKRMDLVLSGFNREKNKQVLIIELKQWMEARLSRNPDLVWTRMGGGDVETPHPCYQAYSYLRFLQDLHEGFGRNEIRGRSCAYLHNYEPAARDEPLLDKRYRSLQTDAPLFLGTDHEKLEGFLADHFHAGDGGAILDQLETGPFRPSKRLMDEVANLYEGNPSFLMLDEQKVAYENIVAAVLEKGTKKRTIIVQGGPGTGKSVISMNAFGHLLRSGLNVRFVAPNAAFRQVTKTSLVRKGKRGVKATIDNLFLGSASFLRCNENTFDALIVDEAHRLKGKGAYQYFGESQVEDILKASRLNVFFVDDNQRIRKDDIGTVDTIRKAAAKFQSKVTEFNLVSQFRCSGADGFLQWLDDVLGIQPTANFDGWDPDAFTFEICPTPGDVLARVQAKNREGKRARMLAGYAWKWSSEGNGNGEVEDVRIPEHGFAMPWNGRTISTSWAIHPDGEGQIGCVHTSQGLEFDYVGVLVGRDLQYDPDRGDLRASWSDYKDSTGKKGLKEDPATLTRFVGNIYKILMSRGMKGCFVYIQDEALAGYFQDRLGRTPMAPGAMGHEDSLLATNVGSSQNRPGTI; encoded by the coding sequence ATGATCGTCTTTAAGAGCAGCGTGGCGGAATTCCTCGATGCCGTCGAACGCAGTGCCCTCACGGGAATGATCGAAACGCGCTACCGCACCGCCCTGCACCGCGCACCCGCACCGGGGGAGCGCCAGGCCTGGCAGAATTCCATGAACTTCGTCTGCCATCGCCTGCGCCGGTCGAAAATCCCCCAGGACTGCGGCGTTCTCATCGAGTACGTGATTCCGACCACCCTCAAGCGCATGGACCTGGTCCTGTCCGGCTTCAACCGCGAGAAGAACAAGCAGGTCCTCATCATCGAACTGAAACAGTGGATGGAAGCGCGCCTGTCCCGGAATCCCGATCTGGTCTGGACCCGCATGGGCGGGGGGGATGTGGAGACGCCCCACCCCTGCTACCAGGCCTACTCCTACCTGCGCTTTCTCCAGGACCTGCACGAGGGGTTCGGCCGGAACGAGATCCGCGGCCGGTCCTGCGCCTACCTCCACAACTACGAGCCCGCGGCCCGGGACGAGCCGCTTCTGGACAAGCGCTACCGGTCCCTCCAGACCGATGCGCCGCTTTTCCTGGGCACCGACCACGAGAAGCTGGAAGGGTTCCTGGCGGACCATTTCCACGCCGGCGACGGGGGCGCCATCCTGGATCAACTGGAGACGGGCCCCTTCCGGCCCAGCAAGCGGCTGATGGACGAGGTCGCCAATCTGTACGAAGGGAACCCCTCCTTCCTCATGCTCGACGAGCAGAAGGTGGCCTACGAGAACATCGTGGCGGCCGTCCTGGAGAAGGGCACGAAGAAACGAACCATCATCGTCCAGGGCGGACCGGGCACCGGCAAATCCGTCATCTCCATGAATGCGTTCGGCCATCTGCTCCGGTCGGGGCTCAATGTCAGGTTCGTCGCTCCCAACGCCGCCTTCCGCCAGGTCACCAAGACGTCCCTGGTGCGCAAGGGCAAACGCGGCGTCAAGGCCACCATCGACAATCTCTTCCTGGGTTCCGCCTCCTTCCTCCGGTGCAATGAGAACACCTTCGACGCCCTCATCGTGGACGAGGCTCACCGGCTCAAGGGAAAGGGCGCCTACCAGTACTTCGGCGAAAGCCAGGTGGAGGACATCCTCAAGGCCTCCCGGCTGAATGTGTTCTTCGTGGACGACAACCAGCGGATCCGCAAGGACGACATCGGGACCGTGGACACCATCCGCAAGGCCGCGGCCAAATTCCAGTCGAAGGTGACCGAATTCAATCTGGTCTCCCAGTTCCGGTGCTCCGGGGCCGACGGATTCCTCCAGTGGCTGGATGACGTCCTGGGCATCCAGCCCACCGCCAATTTCGACGGCTGGGACCCGGACGCCTTCACGTTCGAAATCTGCCCAACGCCCGGGGACGTCCTCGCCCGGGTCCAGGCGAAGAACCGGGAAGGGAAAAGAGCCCGGATGCTGGCCGGCTATGCCTGGAAATGGAGTTCGGAAGGCAACGGCAACGGCGAAGTGGAGGACGTCCGGATCCCGGAGCACGGTTTCGCCATGCCCTGGAACGGCCGCACCATCTCCACCTCCTGGGCAATCCACCCCGACGGCGAGGGCCAGATCGGCTGTGTCCACACCAGCCAGGGCCTGGAATTCGACTACGTGGGCGTGCTGGTGGGCAGGGACCTCCAGTACGATCCCGACCGCGGCGATCTCCGGGCCAGTTGGAGCGACTACAAGGACTCGACCGGAAAGAAGGGCCTGAAGGAGGACCCGGCGACCCTCACCCGCTTCGTCGGCAATATCTACAAGATCCTGATGTCCCGGGGGATGAAGGGATGCTTCGTCTACATCCAGGACGAGGCGCTCGCCGGATACTTCCAGGACCGCCTGGGACGAACGCCCATGGCACCGGGGGCCATGGGCCACGAGGATTCCCTGCTCGCCACCAACGTGGGGTCCAGCCAGAACAGGCCGGGGACGATTTGA
- a CDS encoding DUF4139 domain-containing protein: MLCRRRGRPIGYWQSPGVSMRLLWPFFAVACTLGAKESIPVDTAIVSVRVHPNEAWITRRGTFQVSGGGAHRVSIPGLPKGLRFDDLRMGVRGPAGTRLGDLTVREAPLTYQESPEWKRLDHEQDQLAEGLERLKGRRTNLDKAEQLFKEMKAAHQKALQHAMAADALKPQTIQEFSVALEGRRLELARQGASLDAEKATLTEKSALNREAMARLKEKGEANPTVVSAELETAKAGSVEVSVAFRSKDASWSPAYEARLSPDKSKLELVLFAAVKQGTHETWNGVGLELLSQDPSGRLDLPAGVSFPALNFKDGNTPKASMSAPENPAKASSLTTIKVPGNVVVPSGEEQRFRISSLDLAPTFRYLAIPRQGPDVFLMAMVMPPPGFALVGGSPVDMLQGTERLGTLQLEPQAPGEPLRLSYGPVPGLVARFEKVEQHHGEVGDKTKEREWVFKERLEVGSTLGFPVEVEVMDRTIAAGTGSVKVDQAENTTPGWEAVRPGIRSWVLHLEAGGKAEVIQQTRIRGPLVGRLVNVGELALEGN, translated from the coding sequence TTGCTTTGTCGGAGAAGAGGAAGACCGATAGGCTATTGGCAATCCCCGGGAGTATCCATGCGTCTTCTTTGGCCCTTTTTCGCCGTGGCCTGTACCTTGGGCGCCAAGGAATCCATCCCCGTTGATACGGCTATTGTCAGCGTCAGGGTGCATCCCAATGAGGCCTGGATCACCCGCAGGGGCACCTTCCAGGTCTCCGGTGGTGGAGCGCACCGGGTTTCCATCCCGGGACTCCCCAAGGGCCTCAGGTTCGATGACCTTCGAATGGGTGTCCGAGGCCCGGCCGGGACCCGCCTTGGGGATCTCACCGTGCGGGAGGCGCCTCTGACCTACCAGGAGAGTCCCGAATGGAAGCGGCTGGATCATGAGCAGGACCAGCTCGCAGAAGGACTGGAGCGCCTCAAGGGGCGCCGGACGAATCTCGATAAAGCGGAGCAACTGTTCAAGGAAATGAAGGCCGCCCACCAAAAAGCCCTGCAGCATGCCATGGCGGCTGATGCCTTGAAGCCTCAGACCATCCAGGAATTCTCCGTCGCGCTTGAAGGGCGAAGGCTGGAACTGGCGCGCCAGGGGGCGAGTCTTGACGCGGAGAAGGCCACCCTGACCGAAAAGTCCGCCTTGAACCGGGAAGCCATGGCCAGGCTGAAGGAGAAGGGCGAGGCCAACCCCACCGTCGTTTCGGCGGAACTGGAAACCGCCAAGGCTGGATCCGTGGAGGTTTCGGTGGCATTCCGCTCCAAGGACGCGTCCTGGTCCCCCGCCTATGAGGCCCGCTTGAGCCCCGACAAGAGCAAGTTGGAGCTTGTGCTTTTCGCGGCGGTGAAGCAGGGAACCCATGAGACATGGAATGGCGTGGGCCTGGAATTGCTGAGCCAGGACCCTTCCGGCCGCCTCGACCTGCCCGCGGGCGTGTCCTTCCCCGCACTCAATTTCAAGGATGGAAACACCCCCAAAGCCTCCATGAGCGCACCGGAAAATCCGGCCAAAGCCTCGAGCCTCACCACCATCAAAGTGCCTGGGAACGTGGTGGTCCCCAGCGGAGAGGAGCAGCGCTTCCGCATTTCCAGCCTGGACCTGGCCCCGACCTTCCGCTATCTCGCCATCCCCCGCCAGGGTCCCGACGTATTCCTCATGGCCATGGTGATGCCGCCTCCAGGTTTTGCCCTGGTGGGAGGAAGCCCCGTGGACATGCTCCAGGGCACGGAGCGCCTGGGAACCCTGCAGCTTGAGCCCCAGGCCCCTGGCGAGCCTCTGAGGCTCAGCTATGGCCCCGTTCCAGGCCTGGTGGCCCGGTTCGAAAAGGTCGAACAGCACCATGGCGAAGTGGGGGACAAAACCAAGGAGCGGGAATGGGTGTTCAAGGAACGCCTGGAGGTGGGTAGCACCCTCGGCTTCCCCGTGGAGGTGGAGGTCATGGATCGGACCATTGCCGCAGGAACCGGCTCCGTGAAGGTGGATCAGGCGGAAAACACCACACCGGGGTGGGAGGCCGTCAGACCGGGAATCCGAAGCTGGGTGCTCCACCTCGAGGCGGGTGGCAAGGCCGAGGTCATTCAGCAGACCCGAATTCGCGGGCCCCTGGTGGGGCGCCTCGTCAATGTGGGCGAACTCGCCCTGGAGGGCAACTGA
- a CDS encoding IS256 family transposase, with the protein MLVEAVAQALINSQADAHFEAPWNARGMERPNGYRNGYKDRGFQTVAGALELSVPQARNGSFRPALFERWQRSERALLAACGQMVLAGVSNRNVSRLAEEAFGAEVSPSLVSQILKDIEPAVEAFRTRPLGAFPYLLVDARFDKVREGHRVRSRAFLWAAGVNEKGEREVLGWLDWGGETEVAWEGLFKDLKGRGLHGVDLLVSDAHEGLCQAATKAFPGSSWQECQAHFLRRSIEQVKAADQKAFREDVRAVLHAVDYVRSQELLGLLRARWEEKSPKAVDYVEEHLDSLQAVLALPEGHHKRLRTTNMVERFNQELKRKSRLVRVWPNAESRERVYGALLMEQNEAWTGQAWVHMGGPA; encoded by the coding sequence GTGCTGGTGGAAGCCGTGGCCCAGGCCCTGATCAACAGCCAGGCCGACGCCCATTTCGAGGCGCCCTGGAACGCCCGGGGCATGGAACGGCCTAACGGCTATCGCAATGGCTACAAGGATCGTGGCTTCCAGACCGTGGCCGGCGCCCTGGAGCTATCTGTACCGCAGGCCCGGAACGGCTCCTTCCGGCCGGCCCTATTCGAGCGCTGGCAGAGATCCGAGCGCGCCCTGCTGGCCGCTTGCGGCCAGATGGTGCTGGCCGGGGTGTCCAACCGGAACGTGAGCAGGCTGGCGGAGGAGGCCTTCGGGGCAGAGGTCAGTCCCAGCCTGGTATCCCAGATCCTAAAGGACATCGAGCCGGCCGTGGAAGCGTTTCGGACCCGGCCCTTGGGTGCCTTTCCGTATCTCCTCGTTGACGCCCGGTTCGACAAAGTCCGGGAAGGCCACCGCGTCCGCAGCCGGGCCTTCCTATGGGCTGCTGGGGTCAACGAGAAGGGGGAGCGAGAGGTCCTGGGCTGGCTGGATTGGGGCGGAGAGACCGAGGTGGCCTGGGAGGGCCTGTTCAAGGACCTGAAGGGTCGTGGCCTGCATGGGGTCGACCTGCTGGTCTCGGACGCCCACGAGGGCCTCTGCCAGGCCGCGACGAAGGCGTTTCCCGGATCGAGCTGGCAGGAGTGCCAGGCGCACTTCCTCCGCAGGTCGATCGAGCAGGTCAAGGCGGCGGACCAGAAGGCCTTCCGGGAAGACGTGAGGGCCGTGCTCCACGCCGTGGACTACGTCCGGTCGCAGGAGTTGCTCGGTCTGCTGAGGGCGCGCTGGGAGGAGAAATCGCCCAAGGCAGTGGACTACGTGGAGGAGCACCTGGACAGCCTCCAGGCCGTCCTGGCGCTACCCGAGGGCCATCATAAGCGGCTGCGGACGACCAATATGGTCGAGCGATTCAACCAGGAGCTGAAGCGAAAGAGCCGACTGGTGCGGGTTTGGCCCAATGCGGAAAGCCGGGAACGCGTCTACGGGGCGCTTCTCATGGAACAGAACGAGGCCTGGACCGGCCAGGCATGGGTGCACATGGGGGGACCGGCGTGA
- a CDS encoding DUF4139 domain-containing protein, translating into MRPAVLSLLALCLSAQEPSLTPALNRVRVHPSQAWTTRETTWTFKAPGSQRVRLIGLPPGLSLGDVRVQADGIPGLRLGNVVVIQEEGHYEPDATARALSTEGDRLEKAQLDLTLRLEALEEARTSIQGLKPDVGPGPVGPLQEPKVSVELERAIQSRGDEILTQVNAIKAEQKTAQARQEAILAELARLEAASKRASSVVTVELEAPSAGEARVQIHSHTGAARWRPGFEVRLGEKGLELLCYASVSQASGEDWRGVNLEISNAEPGRALKVPAPPPAVQVLYEAPGVVLTGRIEGKVTDRMGRAVPGVRVEATNAPLKASRATTTDANGVFRIPLLPPGEYTLRATKTGYPTAASYARVNAGQATSLGLQMVSIAGASVVEVVAEVPGVDRTAAMTASSFSTDSIQALESTPDHYEDSGELSRAWILEGKRDLASDAVSRRILLARASVDPKLLLKALPRSSTEVFLIAPLPAPSGFPWFPGTPTAVFRNGEQLGQVSLPRLQGTEGALFSFGPVPGLRVQRQRLEATVASARGGRGRQWTLRERVLLVNDLDKEVEVEVQEPSIRSGSEKVKVEVLPEATPALEAGDKMTWTVKVPAHGQAKIEEAWRITGPTAGSVPEVALLGLPTSD; encoded by the coding sequence ATGCGCCCCGCCGTTCTCTCCCTTCTAGCTTTGTGCCTATCCGCCCAGGAACCCTCCCTGACCCCGGCCTTGAACCGTGTGCGGGTGCATCCCAGCCAGGCCTGGACAACCCGGGAGACCACCTGGACCTTCAAGGCCCCCGGTTCCCAGCGGGTCCGCCTGATAGGGCTACCCCCTGGCCTGTCCCTGGGGGATGTCCGGGTGCAGGCCGATGGCATCCCCGGGCTTCGCCTGGGAAACGTCGTCGTCATTCAAGAGGAAGGGCACTATGAGCCTGACGCCACCGCCAGGGCCCTCAGCACGGAGGGTGATCGCCTGGAAAAGGCGCAGCTGGACCTCACGTTGAGGCTGGAAGCACTGGAAGAGGCCAGGACTTCGATCCAGGGCCTCAAGCCAGATGTCGGTCCCGGCCCTGTTGGGCCCCTACAGGAACCCAAGGTGAGCGTCGAGCTTGAGCGAGCCATTCAAAGCCGGGGCGATGAAATCCTGACTCAGGTGAATGCAATCAAGGCGGAGCAAAAGACCGCCCAGGCCCGCCAGGAAGCCATCCTTGCCGAACTGGCCCGCCTCGAAGCAGCTTCCAAGCGAGCTTCCAGCGTGGTGACGGTGGAATTGGAAGCCCCTTCGGCTGGAGAAGCAAGGGTTCAGATCCACAGCCACACCGGGGCAGCAAGGTGGAGGCCAGGATTCGAAGTCCGCCTTGGCGAGAAGGGATTGGAACTCCTGTGCTATGCCAGTGTGAGCCAGGCCAGCGGCGAGGACTGGCGGGGCGTCAATCTGGAAATCTCCAATGCCGAACCCGGAAGGGCCCTCAAGGTCCCTGCCCCACCACCGGCTGTCCAAGTCCTGTACGAAGCCCCTGGGGTCGTCCTGACAGGCAGGATCGAGGGCAAGGTCACGGATCGAATGGGCCGCGCAGTGCCCGGGGTAAGGGTGGAAGCCACCAATGCTCCCCTGAAGGCTTCGCGTGCCACCACCACGGATGCCAATGGGGTTTTCCGGATACCCCTCCTCCCTCCGGGGGAGTACACGCTCCGGGCCACAAAGACCGGTTATCCCACGGCGGCCTCATACGCCCGGGTCAATGCAGGGCAGGCCACGAGCTTGGGCCTTCAAATGGTTTCCATCGCAGGTGCCTCGGTTGTGGAGGTCGTCGCAGAGGTCCCCGGGGTGGACAGGACGGCGGCGATGACCGCCTCCAGTTTTTCAACCGATTCCATCCAGGCACTGGAATCCACGCCAGACCATTACGAAGACTCGGGAGAATTGAGCCGGGCCTGGATTCTGGAAGGAAAGAGGGATTTGGCTTCCGATGCCGTCTCGCGCCGGATTCTATTGGCACGCGCCAGCGTGGACCCCAAACTCCTCTTGAAGGCCCTTCCACGAAGCAGCACGGAAGTGTTCCTGATCGCGCCCCTCCCTGCTCCATCCGGATTCCCGTGGTTCCCAGGCACCCCTACGGCCGTTTTCCGGAACGGGGAGCAGCTGGGGCAGGTCAGCCTCCCCCGCCTCCAGGGCACAGAAGGAGCGCTCTTCAGCTTTGGCCCCGTTCCCGGCCTGAGAGTTCAGCGCCAACGCTTGGAGGCCACGGTGGCCTCGGCAAGGGGCGGGCGCGGGCGCCAGTGGACGCTTCGGGAAAGGGTCCTCCTGGTGAATGACCTGGACAAGGAGGTAGAGGTGGAGGTGCAGGAGCCCTCCATTCGCTCCGGGTCCGAAAAGGTGAAGGTGGAGGTTTTGCCGGAGGCCACCCCCGCCCTGGAAGCCGGCGACAAGATGACCTGGACCGTGAAGGTTCCAGCCCACGGTCAGGCCAAAATCGAGGAAGCCTGGCGCATCACAGGCCCCACTGCGGGGTCTGTGCCTGAGGTTGCACTGCTGGGACTGCCCACGAGTGATTAG
- a CDS encoding helix-turn-helix domain-containing protein — protein sequence MAITQQELSRRIRAAREASQMTQEEAATQLGVSRPSYVQIEAGNRSVTSLELDRLAYLFGREIRDFLAEAFEEEDALAALFRAQPEVASQPEVLEKLRTCMALGRELTRLEQFLGLDHEKAQVTTYSYPPLRSRWDAIQQGQRLAESERRRLGLGNTSLPEVTELLESQGVRTGLVDLVDDVSGLTLNDRKVGFFVVANRLHHHLRRRFSFVHEYAHVLVDRDKFGLVSKASERDELTEVRANSFAANFLLPESGVRAFIQGLGKGQPSRPSADLFDEAGSLNVEGRNDPGSQALQLYDVVQLAYAFGVSCQSALFRLRNLRFITEREFENLKTQEQAGKAKSIHSFLDLPTPDHEGLRNAFKQRFLGLALEAYRREEISRGKLRELALLMGCPADALDLLSVEAGDVETCEASER from the coding sequence ATGGCTATTACCCAGCAGGAACTCAGCCGCCGCATCCGCGCAGCGCGGGAAGCCAGTCAGATGACTCAGGAAGAGGCCGCGACCCAACTTGGGGTTTCTCGTCCGTCCTATGTGCAGATTGAGGCGGGGAATCGATCGGTCACCAGTTTGGAACTTGATCGTTTGGCCTATTTGTTCGGGCGGGAGATTCGGGACTTCCTGGCGGAAGCCTTCGAGGAGGAGGATGCGCTGGCGGCGTTGTTCCGAGCTCAACCCGAGGTCGCATCCCAACCCGAGGTTCTCGAAAAGCTCAGGACCTGCATGGCTCTTGGGCGGGAATTGACTCGCCTCGAGCAGTTCCTTGGTCTGGATCACGAAAAGGCCCAGGTAACCACTTATTCATATCCGCCGCTTCGCTCACGATGGGACGCTATCCAGCAAGGACAGCGACTTGCGGAAAGCGAAAGGCGCCGATTGGGGCTGGGCAACACTTCGTTGCCGGAGGTCACTGAATTGCTCGAATCCCAAGGTGTGCGGACGGGCTTGGTGGATCTTGTGGACGATGTCTCCGGGCTTACTTTGAATGACCGCAAGGTTGGTTTCTTTGTGGTGGCCAATCGCCTTCACCACCACCTGCGCCGTCGTTTCTCATTTGTCCACGAATATGCTCATGTGCTGGTAGACCGGGACAAATTCGGCCTAGTCAGCAAGGCCTCCGAGCGGGATGAACTCACGGAGGTGCGAGCCAATTCCTTTGCGGCGAACTTCCTTCTGCCGGAGAGCGGTGTCCGGGCCTTCATCCAAGGTTTAGGGAAGGGGCAGCCGAGTCGGCCCTCAGCGGATTTGTTCGACGAGGCTGGCAGTTTGAATGTGGAGGGGCGAAACGACCCAGGCTCTCAGGCCCTTCAACTTTATGATGTGGTGCAATTGGCCTACGCCTTCGGTGTCAGTTGCCAATCCGCTCTCTTTCGCCTTCGAAACCTTCGGTTCATCACCGAACGGGAATTCGAGAACCTGAAAACCCAGGAGCAGGCTGGAAAGGCTAAGTCGATCCATTCATTCCTCGACCTACCTACCCCAGATCATGAAGGGCTGCGAAACGCCTTTAAACAGCGATTCCTGGGGTTAGCCCTGGAAGCCTATCGAAGGGAAGAAATCTCGCGTGGGAAACTGCGGGAGTTGGCGCTCCTGATGGGTTGCCCTGCTGATGCCCTTGACCTTCTTTCTGTAGAGGCCGGGGATGTCGAAACCTGCGAGGCTTCCGAACGATGA
- a CDS encoding DUF2891 domain-containing protein — MRLHWIVAGIVVAAPLGAEGLTRAAASRFAGQVLKSVEREYPNKLDHTMAGVKDVKGPRELHPAFYGCFDWHSCVHGHWMLVRILKTFPDLPEAGGIRLALDRDLAPENIAAEVAYFVDPGHRGFERTYGWAWLLKLAAELRGWDAPEAREWARQLQPLTDAVVAQFEAFLPKLSYPNRVGVHPNTAFSLDLALDYARAAKDAKFEALLTERARTYFGKDRKGPMAWEPGGEDFLSPCLEEAALMAKVLPAREFKPWVEGFLPGLLKTGLLAPAVVSDRSDPRIVHLDGLNLSRARCLHALAAGLGPRDPRAKALEKAALEHAEAALPHVVSGNYEGDHWLATFAVQLLGERR; from the coding sequence ATGCGCTTGCATTGGATCGTGGCGGGGATCGTGGTGGCGGCGCCTTTGGGGGCGGAGGGGTTGACGCGGGCGGCGGCTTCGCGGTTCGCGGGGCAGGTGCTGAAATCGGTGGAGCGGGAGTATCCCAACAAGCTGGACCACACCATGGCGGGGGTGAAGGACGTGAAGGGGCCGCGGGAGCTGCATCCGGCGTTCTACGGGTGCTTCGACTGGCATTCCTGCGTGCATGGGCACTGGATGCTGGTGCGGATCCTGAAGACCTTTCCGGATCTGCCGGAGGCGGGGGGGATCCGGCTGGCGCTGGACCGGGATCTGGCGCCGGAGAATATCGCGGCGGAGGTGGCGTACTTCGTGGATCCGGGGCACAGGGGGTTCGAGCGCACCTATGGGTGGGCTTGGCTTCTGAAGCTGGCGGCGGAATTGCGGGGCTGGGATGCGCCGGAGGCGCGGGAGTGGGCGCGGCAGCTCCAGCCGCTCACGGACGCGGTGGTGGCGCAGTTCGAGGCCTTCCTGCCCAAGCTCAGCTATCCGAACCGGGTGGGGGTCCACCCCAATACGGCCTTCAGCCTGGACCTGGCGCTGGACTATGCGCGGGCGGCGAAGGACGCGAAGTTCGAGGCGCTGCTCACGGAGCGGGCCCGCACCTACTTCGGCAAGGACCGCAAGGGGCCCATGGCCTGGGAGCCGGGGGGCGAGGACTTCCTTTCGCCCTGCCTGGAGGAGGCGGCCCTCATGGCGAAGGTGCTTCCGGCCCGGGAGTTCAAGCCCTGGGTGGAGGGCTTCCTGCCGGGGCTCCTGAAGACCGGGCTCCTGGCGCCGGCGGTGGTGTCGGACCGCAGCGATCCCAGGATCGTCCACCTGGACGGGCTGAACCTCAGCCGGGCCCGGTGCCTCCATGCGCTGGCGGCGGGGCTGGGGCCCCGGGATCCCCGGGCCAAGGCCCTGGAGAAGGCGGCCCTGGAGCATGCGGAGGCCGCCCTGCCCCACGTGGTGTCCGGCAACTACGAAGGGGATCACTGGCTGGCGACCTTCGCGGTGCAGCTTCTGGGGGAGCGGCGCTAG
- the tadA gene encoding tRNA adenosine(34) deaminase TadA has translation MFSGDDIYFMKLAMEEAEKADRKDEVPIGAILVSDGKLVARGHNCPISSHDPSAHAEIMALRSAGEWLRNYRMPGATLYVTLEPCLMCFGALTLARVERVVFGAGDPKVGVSRMQDELARVNLNHRLAFEGGLLEEECRGQLQGFFQRRR, from the coding sequence ATGTTTTCAGGCGATGACATCTACTTCATGAAGCTGGCCATGGAGGAGGCCGAGAAGGCCGACCGCAAGGACGAGGTCCCCATCGGCGCCATCCTGGTGTCCGACGGCAAGCTCGTGGCCCGCGGCCACAACTGCCCCATCTCCTCCCACGACCCCTCCGCCCACGCGGAGATCATGGCCCTGCGCAGCGCCGGCGAATGGCTGCGCAACTACCGCATGCCCGGCGCCACCCTGTACGTCACCCTGGAACCCTGCCTCATGTGCTTCGGCGCCCTCACCCTGGCCCGGGTGGAACGGGTGGTCTTCGGGGCGGGGGACCCCAAGGTGGGGGTGAGCCGCATGCAGGACGAACTGGCTAGGGTGAACCTCAACCACCGGCTCGCCTTCGAGGGCGGGCTGCTGGAGGAGGAATGCCGGGGGCAGCTGCAGGGATTCTTCCAGAGGAGGCGCTAG
- a CDS encoding excisionase family DNA-binding protein: MPDLATLPDFQSLLEAGGLKGKHRLTPEDVSEVTGAPISTVRRWPRKGHLRALRTGSRYRWILAEDLRDFLSLPGGSND, from the coding sequence ATGCCTGACCTAGCCACACTACCTGACTTTCAATCGCTCCTCGAAGCTGGAGGGTTGAAGGGCAAACACCGCCTCACCCCAGAGGACGTCTCTGAGGTGACTGGTGCTCCAATCAGCACCGTTCGCCGTTGGCCTAGGAAAGGCCACCTCCGGGCGCTTCGGACAGGATCGCGATACCGCTGGATCCTTGCCGAGGACTTGAGGGACTTTCTCTCTCTCCCTGGAGGGTCCAATGACTGA
- a CDS encoding nucleotide pyrophosphohydrolase codes for MEKSLIDEILRFRDARNWKQFHNPKDLAISLSIEASELLECFQWASSAEALASRREQIAEELADVMIYAALLAEATGLDLEAITRAKLAVNAEKYPVEKAYGRKDKYDRL; via the coding sequence GTGGAAAAGAGCCTGATCGACGAGATCCTCCGTTTCCGCGACGCCAGGAACTGGAAGCAGTTCCACAATCCCAAGGACCTCGCCATCTCCCTCTCCATCGAGGCCAGCGAGCTCCTGGAGTGCTTCCAGTGGGCCTCCTCCGCCGAGGCCCTCGCCTCGCGCCGGGAGCAGATCGCCGAGGAACTGGCGGACGTGATGATCTACGCCGCCCTCCTGGCCGAAGCCACGGGCCTGGACCTCGAGGCCATCACCCGGGCCAAGCTCGCGGTGAACGCCGAGAAGTACCCCGTGGAGAAAGCCTACGGCCGGAAAGACAAATATGATCGTCTTTAA